The following proteins are encoded in a genomic region of Vespa velutina chromosome 23, iVesVel2.1, whole genome shotgun sequence:
- the LOC124956754 gene encoding uncharacterized protein LOC124956754 isoform X1: MAAGSAVAMIGANLRFGIGASGNVTSNATKVFQCHPGGVAEATVIFSLGALGMGANIILMSLILAKRQLRRWSQGLLFHQAMVDCARAAILLPLGSSILNCQPVNKCSLVETAFLLLVTVSTVNMLTTVLNDSPVFPESDEEAELTAPLLMDSPQCVLFGTFMIWFASITINLGPTFLSGALAANTESGHNAPSCPLVHGPFRHYILNVLWIVINIICVALTLFHLRKLHRDLTKANVEAVRVAGLVTTLVNVTGAHQRGSSTVPCEDDTNDARTPVTPKRSNALEEHRKMRNYLRRMEREGVQRVKMFLVITAAYVIFWGPLFFVTLVHHPIIGNAIGYEVTLHIAYVHAFVNPALFLTLHRGLRQGMSDVCCTCCESIARWILGTTANNTIQSVQPPRYEPPLNVPSPPDPPLVQPISTAACDLTDVALLKPPLPPNAKHLVVEDQVPPDPWSLISRPKSTSSLYEEELSRRPSLLLPPPPQLNDLQMTMSPTSSDLPSE, translated from the exons gCTCAGCGGTGGCAATGATAGGAGCAAATTTAAGGTTCGGTATCGGCGCGTCCGGAAACGTAACATCCAACGCCACCAAAGTGTTTCAGTGTCATCCCGGTGGTGTTGCTGAAGCAACCGTTATATTCAGTCTTGGTGCCCTTGGAATGGGTGCTAATATCATACTCATGTCATTGATATTAGCGAAACGACAATTGCGAAg ATGGTCTCAGGGCTTATTATTTCATCAAGCCATGGTGGATTGTGCAAGAGCTGCAATTTTATTACCCTTGGGCTCAAGTATTTTGAATTGTCAGCCAGTTAACAAATGCTCTCTAGTTGAAACAGCTTTCTTACTGCTTGTAACAGTTTCAACAGTGAATATGCTTACAACTGTGTTAAATGATAGTCCTGTATTCCCTGAGAGCGATGAGGAAGCTGAATTAACTGCTCCTTTACTTATGGACTCACCGCAG TGCGTATTATTTGGTACCTTTATGATATGGTTCGCTAGCATAACCATAAATCTTGGTCCGACGTTTCTAAGCGGTGCACTGGCAGCCAACACGGAAAGTGGACACAATGCACCGAGCTGTCCACTGGTGCATGGTCCCTTTCGTCACTACATTCTCAACGTTCTTTGGATCGTCATAAATATAATCTGTGTCGCACTAACACTATTTCACTTACGAAAACTACACAGAGACTTGACAAAAGCTAATGTAGAAGCG gtTCGTGTAGCTGGTCTTGTTACTACATTGGTCAACGTCACTGGTGCTCACCAAAGAGGATCGAGTACCGTTCCTTGTGAAGATGACACGAACGATGCTCGAACTCCAGTGACaccaaaa agAAGCAATGCTCTCGAGGAGCacagaaaaatgagaaattatttGAGAAGAATGGAAAGGGAGGGTGTTCAAAGGGTAAAAATGTTCCTGGTTATTACTGCAGCGTACGTGATATTTTGGGGACCACTATTTTTCGTCACGCTAGTGCATCATCCTATCATAGGAAACGCGATTGGTTATGAg GTCACTTTGCACATAGCTTATGTGCATGCCTTCGTCAATCCAGCCCTATTTTTGACTTTACATCGAGGTCTTAGACAAGGAATGTCAGATGTCTGTTGTACCTGTTGCGAGAGCATAGCTCGGTGGATTTTAGGTACTACGGCAAATAATACTATCCAAAGTGTACAACCACCAAGATATGAGCCGCCATTGAACGTACCATCTCCACCGGATCCACCCTTAGTACAACCTATATCAACAGCTGCTTGTGATCTCACTGATGTTGCACTTTTGAAACCACCTTTACCACCTAACGCTAAACATCTAGTCGTT GAGGATCAAGTACCACCAGACCCGTGGAGTCTAATTTCAAGACCGAAAAGTACGTCAAGTCTTTACGAGGAAGAATTGTCAAGAAGACCTAGTCTTTTATTACCACCACCGCCACAACTGAATGATTTACAAATGACGATGAGTCCTACTAGCAGCGATCTACCCAGTGAATGA
- the LOC124956754 gene encoding uncharacterized protein LOC124956754 isoform X2 — protein sequence MIGANLRFGIGASGNVTSNATKVFQCHPGGVAEATVIFSLGALGMGANIILMSLILAKRQLRRWSQGLLFHQAMVDCARAAILLPLGSSILNCQPVNKCSLVETAFLLLVTVSTVNMLTTVLNDSPVFPESDEEAELTAPLLMDSPQCVLFGTFMIWFASITINLGPTFLSGALAANTESGHNAPSCPLVHGPFRHYILNVLWIVINIICVALTLFHLRKLHRDLTKANVEAVRVAGLVTTLVNVTGAHQRGSSTVPCEDDTNDARTPVTPKRSNALEEHRKMRNYLRRMEREGVQRVKMFLVITAAYVIFWGPLFFVTLVHHPIIGNAIGYEVTLHIAYVHAFVNPALFLTLHRGLRQGMSDVCCTCCESIARWILGTTANNTIQSVQPPRYEPPLNVPSPPDPPLVQPISTAACDLTDVALLKPPLPPNAKHLVVEDQVPPDPWSLISRPKSTSSLYEEELSRRPSLLLPPPPQLNDLQMTMSPTSSDLPSE from the exons ATGATAGGAGCAAATTTAAGGTTCGGTATCGGCGCGTCCGGAAACGTAACATCCAACGCCACCAAAGTGTTTCAGTGTCATCCCGGTGGTGTTGCTGAAGCAACCGTTATATTCAGTCTTGGTGCCCTTGGAATGGGTGCTAATATCATACTCATGTCATTGATATTAGCGAAACGACAATTGCGAAg ATGGTCTCAGGGCTTATTATTTCATCAAGCCATGGTGGATTGTGCAAGAGCTGCAATTTTATTACCCTTGGGCTCAAGTATTTTGAATTGTCAGCCAGTTAACAAATGCTCTCTAGTTGAAACAGCTTTCTTACTGCTTGTAACAGTTTCAACAGTGAATATGCTTACAACTGTGTTAAATGATAGTCCTGTATTCCCTGAGAGCGATGAGGAAGCTGAATTAACTGCTCCTTTACTTATGGACTCACCGCAG TGCGTATTATTTGGTACCTTTATGATATGGTTCGCTAGCATAACCATAAATCTTGGTCCGACGTTTCTAAGCGGTGCACTGGCAGCCAACACGGAAAGTGGACACAATGCACCGAGCTGTCCACTGGTGCATGGTCCCTTTCGTCACTACATTCTCAACGTTCTTTGGATCGTCATAAATATAATCTGTGTCGCACTAACACTATTTCACTTACGAAAACTACACAGAGACTTGACAAAAGCTAATGTAGAAGCG gtTCGTGTAGCTGGTCTTGTTACTACATTGGTCAACGTCACTGGTGCTCACCAAAGAGGATCGAGTACCGTTCCTTGTGAAGATGACACGAACGATGCTCGAACTCCAGTGACaccaaaa agAAGCAATGCTCTCGAGGAGCacagaaaaatgagaaattatttGAGAAGAATGGAAAGGGAGGGTGTTCAAAGGGTAAAAATGTTCCTGGTTATTACTGCAGCGTACGTGATATTTTGGGGACCACTATTTTTCGTCACGCTAGTGCATCATCCTATCATAGGAAACGCGATTGGTTATGAg GTCACTTTGCACATAGCTTATGTGCATGCCTTCGTCAATCCAGCCCTATTTTTGACTTTACATCGAGGTCTTAGACAAGGAATGTCAGATGTCTGTTGTACCTGTTGCGAGAGCATAGCTCGGTGGATTTTAGGTACTACGGCAAATAATACTATCCAAAGTGTACAACCACCAAGATATGAGCCGCCATTGAACGTACCATCTCCACCGGATCCACCCTTAGTACAACCTATATCAACAGCTGCTTGTGATCTCACTGATGTTGCACTTTTGAAACCACCTTTACCACCTAACGCTAAACATCTAGTCGTT GAGGATCAAGTACCACCAGACCCGTGGAGTCTAATTTCAAGACCGAAAAGTACGTCAAGTCTTTACGAGGAAGAATTGTCAAGAAGACCTAGTCTTTTATTACCACCACCGCCACAACTGAATGATTTACAAATGACGATGAGTCCTACTAGCAGCGATCTACCCAGTGAATGA
- the LOC124956754 gene encoding uncharacterized protein LOC124956754 isoform X3 has protein sequence MAAGSAVAMIGANLRFGIGASGNVTSNATKVFQCHPGGVAEATVIFSLGALGMGANIILMSLILAKRQLRRWSQGLLFHQAMVDCARAAILLPLGSSILNCQPVNKCSLVETAFLLLVTVSTVNMLTTVLNDSPVFPESDEEAELTAPLLMDSPQCVLFGTFMIWFASITINLGPTFLSGALAANTESGHNAPSCPLVHGPFRHYILNVLWIVINIICVALTLFHLRKLHRDLTKANVEARSNALEEHRKMRNYLRRMEREGVQRVKMFLVITAAYVIFWGPLFFVTLVHHPIIGNAIGYEVTLHIAYVHAFVNPALFLTLHRGLRQGMSDVCCTCCESIARWILGTTANNTIQSVQPPRYEPPLNVPSPPDPPLVQPISTAACDLTDVALLKPPLPPNAKHLVVEDQVPPDPWSLISRPKSTSSLYEEELSRRPSLLLPPPPQLNDLQMTMSPTSSDLPSE, from the exons gCTCAGCGGTGGCAATGATAGGAGCAAATTTAAGGTTCGGTATCGGCGCGTCCGGAAACGTAACATCCAACGCCACCAAAGTGTTTCAGTGTCATCCCGGTGGTGTTGCTGAAGCAACCGTTATATTCAGTCTTGGTGCCCTTGGAATGGGTGCTAATATCATACTCATGTCATTGATATTAGCGAAACGACAATTGCGAAg ATGGTCTCAGGGCTTATTATTTCATCAAGCCATGGTGGATTGTGCAAGAGCTGCAATTTTATTACCCTTGGGCTCAAGTATTTTGAATTGTCAGCCAGTTAACAAATGCTCTCTAGTTGAAACAGCTTTCTTACTGCTTGTAACAGTTTCAACAGTGAATATGCTTACAACTGTGTTAAATGATAGTCCTGTATTCCCTGAGAGCGATGAGGAAGCTGAATTAACTGCTCCTTTACTTATGGACTCACCGCAG TGCGTATTATTTGGTACCTTTATGATATGGTTCGCTAGCATAACCATAAATCTTGGTCCGACGTTTCTAAGCGGTGCACTGGCAGCCAACACGGAAAGTGGACACAATGCACCGAGCTGTCCACTGGTGCATGGTCCCTTTCGTCACTACATTCTCAACGTTCTTTGGATCGTCATAAATATAATCTGTGTCGCACTAACACTATTTCACTTACGAAAACTACACAGAGACTTGACAAAAGCTAATGTAGAAGCG agAAGCAATGCTCTCGAGGAGCacagaaaaatgagaaattatttGAGAAGAATGGAAAGGGAGGGTGTTCAAAGGGTAAAAATGTTCCTGGTTATTACTGCAGCGTACGTGATATTTTGGGGACCACTATTTTTCGTCACGCTAGTGCATCATCCTATCATAGGAAACGCGATTGGTTATGAg GTCACTTTGCACATAGCTTATGTGCATGCCTTCGTCAATCCAGCCCTATTTTTGACTTTACATCGAGGTCTTAGACAAGGAATGTCAGATGTCTGTTGTACCTGTTGCGAGAGCATAGCTCGGTGGATTTTAGGTACTACGGCAAATAATACTATCCAAAGTGTACAACCACCAAGATATGAGCCGCCATTGAACGTACCATCTCCACCGGATCCACCCTTAGTACAACCTATATCAACAGCTGCTTGTGATCTCACTGATGTTGCACTTTTGAAACCACCTTTACCACCTAACGCTAAACATCTAGTCGTT GAGGATCAAGTACCACCAGACCCGTGGAGTCTAATTTCAAGACCGAAAAGTACGTCAAGTCTTTACGAGGAAGAATTGTCAAGAAGACCTAGTCTTTTATTACCACCACCGCCACAACTGAATGATTTACAAATGACGATGAGTCCTACTAGCAGCGATCTACCCAGTGAATGA
- the LOC124956659 gene encoding ubiquitin carboxyl-terminal hydrolase 45, which translates to MDNRKMSKKRRRRDYNGGVSGGSTGSSQESITDKSCPHLNKAFIFNSIKKHTKRTGIRAECLTCKKEKTLKEHTNETEQSDVDIWICLLCGEQNCGIKNERHSQKHYEKPHSDSHYIAININDWNIWCYRCSKEITLEHRRKTELVDFIQKSLLKSPTISQQTKATAAKNQKVVNNVNNVNNVNNVNNVDKDKEKGLNLPKVMGLHNLGNTCFFNAVLQCLARTPYLVKVLDDLCTPGEKIILPGGKFKPDPNGDEVELPPIEGELEGGGQFTSILCKTLTEMQNCTSQQSFSPQELLNTFKKKAMQCMDGGQHDSHELLRHLLELVRNEDVRRYQSVIMKELRLSKKTIPETVENSIKAKVKFYGNQVNTKLLGPEPVFMGVLVSTLECMKCNHSSQCTEPFLDLSLPVAADKPQPPVFKRKNNGLDETFDITGNSYPNTVSKQQLKKERKASRKNRKNRNITADYYYNDIIKHNKIIEENGVLESESDADIEDNVEGENTMAEVGESGYSSEKASAVASPISPTNNQIDNQRRMSSETLNVSRKNSLVLKSIDNLKTPLNNDTVTVSALNNSNPSDVSMADITKIRLPSEAEKIENLESNENENNGRTELSHSTSIIIHSELTSSDVSTVSPLSSSITSKDSPMSPLSNMPNGDEGEKIDRLLFGLDKTDSSTNIETSSASVVKTTFTTEHNEKHTINCNSEKEVNVGINDITSGLSRLGITNSTHHSPTKYPRKEEEYSIGSCLNQFTTLELMSGSNEVGCEQCTEAEKKIKVNCTKMICTPHTKQYLISRVPPVLILQLKRFQAQRVTFRKVTRRVAFPLVFDLSPVCKNSRKQRFYALYGVVEHYGSTIDGGHYIAYVKTRAPLSSNDPRWSFLPKKDAKDVVEEISNDKNPELEEATAKIADTIPPPPPGKWYSVSDARIIEVDESTVLRCQAYLLFYERIL; encoded by the exons ATGGATAACAGAAAAATGAGTAAGAAACGCAGACGAAGGGATTATAATGGTGGAGTAAGCGGAGGATCTACTGGATCTTCACAAGAATCTATTAcag ataaatcttGCCCTCATCTGAACAAagcattcatttttaatagtatCAAAAAGCATACAAAAAGGACTGGCATACGTGCTGAATGTTTAActtgtaaaaaggaaaagacttTAAAGGAACATACAAATGAG acagAACAGTCGGATGTTGATATTTGGATATGTTTGCTATGTGGTGAACAAAATTgtggaataaaaaatgagCGACATTCTCAAAAGCATTATGAAAAGCCTCACAGTGATAGTCACTATAttgcaataaatataaatgattggAATATATGGTGTTATAGATGCTCCAAAGAAATAACCCTCGAGCACAG aaggaAGACGGAGTTAGtagattttatacaaaaatcttTATTGAAATCACCGACAATTTCTCAACAAACCAAAGCGACTGCAGCTAAGAATCAAAAAGtagtaaataatgtaaataatgtaaataatgtaaataatgtaaataatgtagataaagataaagagaaaggactAAACTTGCCGAAAGTTATG ggtTTACATAATTTGGGAAACACCTGTTTTTTCAATGCTGTACTTCAATGCTTAGCAAGAACACCATACTTAGTTAAAGTATTGGATGATTTATGTACACCaggagaaaaaattattctaccTGGAGGAAAATTTAAGCCTGACCCTAATGGAGACGAAGTAGAATtg cCACCTATAGAGGGTGAATTAGAAGGAGGTGGTCAGTTTACTTCGATTCTGTGTAAAACATTAACAGAAATGCAGAATTGTACTTCCCAACAGTCATTTAGTCCACAAGAGCTTCTAAAtacatttaagaaaaaagCTATGCAATGTATGGACGGTGGACAACATGATTCTCACGAATTACTTAGACATTTATTAGAATTAGTACGGAATGAAGATGTCAGG AGGTACCAATCCGTTATAATGAAAGAGCTTCgtttaagtaaaaaaacaataccGGAAACTGTTGAAAATAGCATAAAAGCAAAAGTGAAATTCTATGGTAATCaagtaaatacaaaattacttGGTCCAGAACCAGTGTTTATGGGTGTTTTAGTATCAACTTTGGAATGTATGAAGTGTAATCATTCTTCACAATGTACTGAACCATTCCTAGACTTGAGTTTACCAGTTGCAGCGGATAAGCCACAACCTCCTGtatttaa aagaaaaaataacggTTTAGATGAAACTTTTGATATAACGGGTAACAGTTATCCTAATACTGTATCAAAAcaacaattaaaaaaggaaagaaaggcttctagaaaaaatagaaaaaatagaaatattactgCTGACtattattacaatgatataataaaacataataagaTTATTGAAGAAAATGGTGTATTAGAATCAG agaGCGATGCAGACATAGAAGATAATGTAGAAGGTGAGAATACAATGGCAGAAGTTGGAGAATCTGGATATAGTTCAGAGAAAGCTTCAGCTGTTGCTAGTCCTATATCTCCTACCAACAATCAAATTGATAATCAAAGAAGAATGTCATCTGAAACTCTTAATGTATCTAGAAAGAACAGTTTAGTTTTAAAATCAATAGATAATTTGAAGACTCCTTTAAATAACGATACCGTTACTGTCAGTGCCTTAAACAATTCTAATCCATCTGACGTATCAATGGCAGATATAACAAAGATACGACTTCCTTCGGAAgctgaaaaaattgaaaatttagaaAGTAATGAAAATGAGAACAATGGACGCACAGAACTATCTCATTCCACATCcataataattcattctgAATTAACTAGTTCTGATGTTTCAACTGTGAGTCCCTTAAGCAGTTCTATAACATCAAAGGATAGTCCTATGAGTCCGTTGTCTAATATGCCAAATGGAGATGAAGGTGAAAAAATAGATAGGCTACTCTTTGGATTAGATAAAACTGATTCTAGTACAAATATAGAAACATCATCAGCTTCAGTTGTTAAAACAACCTTTACGACCGAACATAATGAAAAACATACGATAAATTGTAATTCAGAAAAAGAAGTTAACGTtggtattaacgatataacatCTGGACTTTCACGATTGGGTATAACAAATAGTACACATCATTCTCCAACGAAATATcctagaaaagaagaagaatattcgATAGGATCCTGTTTAAATCAATTCACAACATTAGAACTTATGAGTGGCAGTAACGAAGTAGGATGTGAACAATGCACTGAAGCAGAGAAAaag ATTAAAGTAAACTGCACAAAAATGATATGCACGCCTCACACCAAGCAGTACCTTATATCACGTGTTCCACCGGTCTtgattttacaattaaaaagatttcaagCGCAAAGAGTTACTTTTCGTAAAGTGACAAGGCGTGTCGCATTTCCACTTGTATTTGATTTATCGCCAGTTTGTAAAAATAGTAGGAAACAACGATTCTATGCTCTTTACGGCGTAGTTGAACATTATGGTTCAACGATAGATGGAGGTCATTATATTGCTTATGTCAAA acaagaGCACCATTAAGTTCAAATGATCCACGATGGTCGTTCTTACCTAAAAAAGATGCCAAAGATGTTGTCGAGGAGATatctaacgataaaaatcCTGAATTAGAAGAAGCAACAGCCAAAATCGCGGATAcaataccaccaccacctccaggCAAATGGTATTCTGTTTCCGATGCACG aataataGAAGTTGATGAATCTACTGTACTCCGCTGTCAAGCTTATCTCCTATTTTATGAAAGGATTctctga